TACTAAAATAGCCAATAAACAAGGATTAGAGTTTCTTGACTCGGCATTAGATTCAATTCAAGTAAAATATGAAATTAACCCAGAAGAACTAAAGAGAATTCCCAAAACAGGGCCGTTTATTGCGATATCAAATCACCCCTATGGTGGAATCGACGGTATGTTAAGCATTAAGTTGATGGTTGAGACTCGACCTGATTTCAAGAATCTTGGCAATTACCTTATTCAGAAAATACCTCAACTTCAGGAATTTATTATCCCAGTTGATCCATTTGAGGGAAAAAATAACAAGTTCAATAGCGTTGGCGGAATTAAAACGGCATTAAATCATATAAAAGAGGGCAAAGCATTGGGAATTTTCCCTGCTGGAGAAGTTTCAACCTATCATAACAATGAGGATGAGGGAGCTGTCGACCGCCAATGGCAGCTTTCCATGATTAAATTCATTCGAAAAGCTGAAGTACCTGTAGTCCCTATCTTTTTTCAGGGAACCAATAGCAGGTTGTTTCACCTACTTGGGCTAATCCATCCATCTCTCCGAACAGCTAAACTACCGTCGGAGATGCTCAACAAGAGGAATAAAGTTATCAAAATTCGCATTGGCAATCCGATATCGGTTCAAGATCAAAGCGAATATACCGATATTGAGAGATTTGGAAGATTCTTGAGGTTGAAAACCTATGCTCTTGGATCAACTATTGAGGTTAGTAATTTCTTCAACTATAAATTAAAACCATCAGAAAAGCCTGAACCTATTATTGCACCTGCATCCAAGGAGATGATTGAGTGTGAGGTGGAAAAACTTCAGAGTCGCTACCTGCTTTTTAAGAGTAAGAATTTTAGCGTGATTTGCGCACCTTCAGTTGAAATGCCTAATCTGATGACAGAAATCGGTCGTCTACGAGAGGAAACTTTTCGTGATGTAGGAGAGGGAACAAATCGTTCAATTGATATTGATGAATTTGACTTATACTACTGGCAACTATTTATATGGGATGAAGACGAGAAGAGGGTAGTTGGTGCCTATAGAGCTGGAAAAGGAAAAGAAATATTGGATAGATATGGTGTAAAGGGATTTTACATTAATAGTTTATTCAAAATTGACGAGAAATTCTCATTTATTCTTGAACAAAGCATAGAATTGGGTAGATCATTTATTGTAAAGGATTATCAGCGCAAACCATTACCCTTGTTTTTACTCTGGAAAGGAATTTTATATTTTTTGATAAAAAACCCAGAATATCGATATCTCATTGGTCCAGTAAGCATATCAAACAGGTTTTCCAGCTATACAAAAGGGTTGATAATTTCATTCATGAAGTCCAACTATTACAATCAGGATTTTGCTAGGTATATCAAACCACGAAACATGTTTCGTGTTCCTATAAACAAGGAGGACTACGATATTATATTCAATAATTGCAGTGATATAAGCAGACTCGATAACTTGATTAAAGATATTGAACCCGATGATTTTAGAATGCCTGTACTTTTGAAGAAGTATGTCAAGCTGAACGGGAAAATAATAAGTTTTAACGTAGATCCTAAATTTAACGATGCACTGGATGGTCTTCTTATCCTAGACCTATTTCAGGTGCCAATCGATACAATTACCTCTCTTTCAAAAGAGATTAATGACAAATCCCTACTCGATCGATTCAACTTATCCGATTATACTTTTGAAAAGGAAGAGGTTAAAAATATCTAAACACCCAATAACAATTTACTAATTATAAGGCAATTCTGATCATTTTCGATCACATGGATTGAGAACCCATTGCATTAGCAATAATTTCAATTACCATAAACTTTTATGGGTGATAGTATATGTTATATTGATAGATAGGTATTAAACTAATTAACCTGTGCACTGTCAAACAAATCAACCAAAACTAAATTGAAAAAACTATTTTATGAGAAAAATTCAAATTGTTACGTTGGTTCTCTGTCTTGGAATTCTTTTTTCCTGCAATAATGGACATAATAAGCCAACAGAAGCGGAATTAATTGAGCATGCGGTGGAATTACATAAAAAAATGGTAACTATTGATACTCATAATGACACCCCAATGAATTTTATTCGTCGTGGCTTTGATTTTAGTGGTGAAAAGAATACTGCCCGCGGAAGTCGTGTCGATTTACTTAGAATGGAAAAAGGAGGTCTTGATGCTGCATTCTTTGCAGTTTTTATTTCTCAAGGTGAGTGTACTCCAGATAAATACGAAAAGGTTAATAAGCGGGCTTTAGAAATACTTGATGCCGTTCATACACAGGTTGCTCATTTTCCAAACCGAGCGTCTATTGCAACAGATTCCTATGATATTTATAAACTAAAAAACGAGGGTAAGAGAGCAATTTATATTGGAATTGAAAACGGTTATCCGATTGGAACAGATATTTCTTTGCTAAAAAAATATTATGATCTTGGGGCAAGATATGTAACCCTTTGCCATACAAGAAATAATCAGATATGCACCTCATCAACAGATCCCGATACATTAAACAAAAATGGACTTAGTGAATTTGGTCGTGAAGTGGTTAAGGAGATGAATAGATTGGGGATGATTGTAGATGTTTCTCATATTTCCGATAAATCTTTCTATGATGTCCTCGAACTTTCATCGGCCCCAGTTATAGCATCCCATAGTTGTTCAAGAGCAATTTGCAATAACCCTCGTAATTTATCTGATGAGATGCTTTTAAAACTAGCAGCAAAGGGTGGTGTTGTTCAGATGTGTATACTTAGCGATTATGTTAAAAAAATCGAAAAAACGCCAAAGAGAGATAGCGCAAGAATGGCTCTAAGAAAAAAATATAACAATTTTCAGGATTTAACGGCACAACAGGATAGTCTAGCATCAATTGAGTGGCATGAAATAGAGGAAAAATACCCTCAAAAACTAGCCACAGTTTCTGATGTTGTAGATCACATCGATTATATGGTTAAAGTAATGGGTATTGAGCATGTTGGGATTGGAACCGATTTAGATGGAGGCGGTGGTGTTGATGGATGTAAGGATGCTTCGCAAATGATGAATATTACCGTTGAATTAATTCGAAGGGGCTATTCCGATGAGGATATCAAAAAGATATGGGGAGAAAATTTCTTAAAGGTTTTTAGAGAGGTTCAGTCATTTTCCAAGAATTAAATTTACATTGACATTAATCTCTAGTTAGGGTTGCACAAACTTTTGGCTATTTCCCAGTCCGGACTTATAAATTTGTTTCCATGAGAGAACTTCTAACTGAACGAAGAAAATTTAGTTTTCTTCATTCAGTTTTAATTAAATAAGCCAAAAGCAATGATATTCGGCATTTTAAGCGAAAGAATTTGGAATTAATCAGTATCCTATAAAATCCATATATTAGATAAATATCAGATATTCATAATATTAGCATATTAGGTTTGGAATTGTTAAAATAAGTGCCGTATATTTGTAAGGATAGTCTGGGACGATTATCAAATTAAACTTTATTAAAATAGTTTACTACATGGTGATTCGATCAGCTAAGTTCGTTATAAGTAGCCCTAGCATTGAGAAATGTCCAAAACCATCTTTACCGGAGTATGCATTTATTGGACGATCAAATGTTGGTAAGTCATCACTTATCAACATGATAACAGGTATTAAGACTCTTGCCAAAGTCTCCCAAACTCCAGGCAAAACACAAATAATCAACCACTTTTTGATTAACGAAAAGTGGTATATTGTCGATCTTCCTGGTTATGGGTATGCTAAAGTCTCAAAAACCTCAAGAAAACTTTTTTCAGGAATGATTACCAGTTACATACAAAATAGGGAGAATTTATACTGCCTATTTGTACTTATAGATTCAAGACTGGAACCTCAGAAAATTGACATAGAATTTATTAACTGGCTGGGAGAGAAAGAAATACCATTCGCGCTTATTTTCACCAAGACTGATAAAATAAATACTCCTACCCTGCAAAGTAACATAGCAATCTATAAAAAGGAAATATTAAACTATTGGGAGGAACTACCAAAAATATTTACATGTTCAGCGGTTACCCGCATTGGGCGTGATGAAATTATTGAGTACATAGAGGAGATAAATAAAGAGTCAAAAAGTATTCTTAAGGTGAATTAAAGGAAAAATTGCTATTTTTTTTTAATTTTGCGACCAGAAAACCTAGACAAACATTATTTTTATGCATACCCCTGATCATGCAATAAAATTCTTCACAGGTCGCAATTCTCGTTATCTTTCTGAGAGTATTGCAAAAAGTTTTGGTGTTGAAATGGGAAAATCCTCTGTTACCGTTTTTAGCGACGGTGAATTCAGCACTGCTTATGACGAATCTGTAAGAGGAGCAACCGTTTTTATTATCCAGTCAACTTTTCCTCCCACTGATAATCTTTTTGAGTTACTTCTAATGGTTGATGCGGCTCATAGAGCATCAGCTTATAAAGTTGTGGCTGTTTTACCATACTTTGGTTGGGCTCGTCAGGATCGAAAGGATAGACCCAGAGTGGCAATTGGTGCTAAGCTGGTTGCTAACCTTCTTTGCGCTGCTGGTGTGGACAGGGTAATGACAATGGATCTTCATGCCGATCAAATTCAAGGATTCTTTGATGTTCCTGTTGATCATCTTTATGCCTCCTCGATATTTGTTCCATATATCAAAAACCTAAACCTTAATAATATTGCAATCGCGGCACCGGATATGGGTGGTGCAAAAAGGGCCAATGCTTACGCTCGATTCTTAGATTCAACATTGGTGATCTGTCATAAGAATCGAGATAGAGCAAATCAGGTTGGCGAAATGACTGCTATTGGTGATGTTGAAGGAAAGAATGTTGTTATTCTTGATGATATGATTGATACTGCAGGAACAATAACAAAAGCAGCGGATATGATGATAGCCAAGGGCGCAATAAGTGTTAGAGCCGTTGCAACTCACGCCGTACTTTCTGGCCCGGCATATGAACGAATTGCTGAATCAAAGATTACAGAACTAGTTGTTACTGATACAATACCCCTACGTAAGGATAAGGATATTAGTAAAATCAGGGTTCTATCTGTTGCAGATCTTTTTGCCGATGTAATTAACAAAGTATACAACTACCAATCTATTAGCACAAAATTCATTATTTAATCTAAATAGATTAGTGATTTGATTTTTTGATGTTTGGTCACTATATTTGCAACCCAATTTTATCCCCTCAAGAATAATAACGTGATGGGGGGCTGACTAGAAGTTGAGGGGCAGCCCTGAGTAACGTTAATTATTAACTTTTTATAAAAATTTTAAAATGAAAACTATTGAAATTAAAGGTTCGTTGAGAAACGAAACAGGTAAGAAAGTGGCAAAAATTTACCGTAAGAATGAGCAGGTACCTGCAATTCTTTATGGTGGTGATACTAATATTATGCTGGTAGTGAACGAAAGAGATTTAAGGCCAATTATTTATACACCTGCCGTTCATATCGTAAATATTAACATTGACGGGAAAACTTATGAATCTATTGTAAAAGATATTCAATTTCACCCAGTATCAGATAAAATTCTTCATGTTGATTTTCTTCACGTTTTCGATGACAAGAAAGTTACTGTAGCATTACCAGTTTTATTAACTGGACTGGCTGAAGCTGCAAAACAAGGTGGAAAGGTGTTGCTTATTACTAGAAAACTTCGTGCTTGTGGATTCCCTCAAGAATTACCCGAAATGCTTGAAGTGGATATTACAAACCTTGGACTTGGTAAAACTATAATGGTAGGTGATTTAAGCTTTAAAAATGTTGAATTAGTAGATCTTAAATCTACAGTAGTTGCATCTGCACAATTAACAAGAGCTGCTAAGGGCACACAAACTGCTGAGGAAACTGCTGCTGCACCTGCTGCAGAAACTAAGGCATAAAGCACACAATTAAAACAATTAGGTTTTGAAATACTTAATTGCAGGGTTAGGTAATATTGGTTCAGAATATTCCAATACCCGACATAATATTGGGTTTATGGTATTGGACGCTCTTGTTAAGGCGTCCAATATTTCTTTTAAAGATACCCGTTACGGCTTTACCTCAGAGTTGAAACATAAGGGAAGAACTTTTATTCTTTTAAAGCCTTCAACCTACATGAATCTGAGTGGTAAGGCGGTTAGCTATTGGCTTCAGAAAGAAAAAATTCCCATTGAGAACCTATTAGTTGTTGTTGATGACATTGCCCTACCATTGGGTAGTTTACGCTTAAGAGCTGGCGGTAGCGATGGGGGACATAATGGACTAAAGAGCATCGATGGCATTCTTGAGACTCAGAATTATTCAAGGTTAAGATTTGGAATTGGAGGTAATTTTCCTAAGGGTTATCAGGTTGACTTTGTTTTAGGGGAATGGGATGATGAAGAGAAAAAAATACTCCCTGAGCGTATTCAAAAGGCCTATGAAATAATTTTCAGTTTCGGGACTATTGGAATTGAACGAACCATGAATTTCTATAACAAGAAAAAGAATGGAGAAGGAGAGCAATAATCGAATTGATAAATGGCTATGGTCTGTCAGAATTTTTAAAACACGTTCCATTGCCTCCGAATACTGTAAAAGGGGACGTGTTTTTGTTAAAGACAATCCTGTTAAACCATCCAAGGAACTGCATTTAAATGATATTGTTGTTGTTAGGAAGCTTCCAGTTACCTACTCGTTTTGTGTAAAGGGAATACCAAAGAATAGGATAGGGGCTAAACTTGTTCCTGAGTACGTTGAGAACATTACTTCAAAAGAAGAACTTCAGAAACTCGATCCCAATTTTATGGCATTCTATGGTAATCGTGAAAGGGGAGCAGGTAGACCTACAAAAAAAGAAAGACGATCTATTGATGATGCCCTTGCTCCATCTTTTGATGATTTTGATTGGGACGACGATCCTAATGATTAACTTTTGGACGAAAGGCAAAGAACAATCAAAACCATTTATTAACTAAGACTTATTCGATTGAACCTTAGTCTAGCGTAGGAATTTCAATTCATACCTCAAAGTATACCATATTATAATAGGTAGCATCCAATAATTTCGCCTATATAAAATCTATGAAAATCTTTTGATGGGTAAATCTTATCGATTAACGATTTATCAATGAAGTTTGATGATTTTAAGTCATCCGAATAAAGTTTTATGCAATCAATAGATAAGTATGCTTCCTTAAAAGTGATACTATTATTGGGTGTGATGACCGGATTTAGTCCTGCCTCTTTGACTTTGTCAAAATCACGCCCTGATTTTGTACCACAAAAGTTAAGCGCAGGTTTATATTCTTGGTTGAAGAAACAGACATTAAAAGAAGAATTTTCTTCGACAAACTTATATGTATAGCGTTGAGGGCGAATAAATATTGTAACAACTGCCTTATTCCAAAGAACACCCATACCACCCCAAGAAGCAGTCATCATATTGAAATGCTCTTTTGTTCCAGAGGTAATTAGCATCCATTTATTGTCAAGTAGGTTAAAAATATTCTCGTTGATCTTATATGGATCTAAATCAGTATAATCCTTAAGTGTTTCCATTAGATATATTTGTTTAACACCAAATCAATATTGGGGGATAAGAAAAAGATTGGAAAATTTTTTGTTTCAATAATATTCGTAGGTGTATTTGTAAAGAACCTTGTATTTGTAATCAGAGTAGTACGATTCAACCTCAGCTGGGTTTAACTTCTCATTGTATTTATAATTTTTACTAGATAAATCGCTTTGTATGCCATCGAACCATTTTTCTTCCAAAACATTTCCTTTTTCGTCGTATTTGTAAGCCCGACTCAATGTTTTGGATCCATCGGGATTAACCTGAATTATTTCAATAAGTTGATTCTTATTGTTGTACCTGTATTGAAATGTTTTTGAAATTTTACCCGAGTAATACTCTGAGGATGAAATAATATTGTTGTTTCCTCCAAATTCGAAAGTTGTACGAGAAACTTCTTTGCCTTTTGAGTCTTTTCTAGTTTCTTCAATAATATTGTCCTTGGTATCAGTTTTCCTAATAAGAGAATAATCAAGGTTTTTCCCTTGTCTTAAAATGCTAATAGTTTGTACATTAACATTATATGATGATTCCCATTTTTCATTTATCGAATTATCAGCATTATATTTTGTAATGTCTTTTGTTTTTCCATCAGGTAGATAATTGTAAATAATCCGATAATTGGTTATTCCATCGAAACCAGTTTCAATTTTTTTATTCCCTTTACCATCGTAAGTAAAATTCTGCTTATAAGTTAATTCGATTTCGGATTTATCTCTTTTTTCAAATTTCTGATATTCAATTCGATTATTATTTTTATCGTATTTATATAAAAGCTTCGAGGAGATTTGCCCAGTTGATTTATAGTTAATCACCTCAATAACATTTCCTCTTTCATCAAATTTGCTTTCTGTTGTAATGTAACCTTTAGTGTTTACTTTGCCTTGAGAGTACTTATATGTCCATTGATTTGATTTTAAAATCTTGCTATTTGCAATACGAACTCTCTCCTTATCATCTGGTTTGCTTTGTGGATAAAGGGATAAGCAAAATGTAAAAAACAAAATGGTTATTGCGAATTGTTTCATCTTTATATACCAAATATTATGTCAATAATTTAAACATCACACAATTATAACTAAAATTATTGAGATTAAAGTATGGAGAACTTATATATTGTGAGTTTAATAATTCTTGAACAGAAAGAATATTAATCCTCATCAGTCTCTTCTTCTTCGGTCATCACTGGGATGGTTACGCCAAGAATAAAGAAATATCGCTGATTATCGTATGGTACAAAATGATAGTAAAGTTTTTTACCTGACTTACGAGCAATATCAATTAGACCAAGACCAGCTCCCCCTTTTTCATTAAGTTCCCCTTCAATCATCTGCTTTAAAAATAAATGCTTTAAGTCTTTAGGACTTGATGAATTGAGTTTCTCTAATCTACTTTCAAGAACGATCATTTTTTCATTTTTAACCAGATTGCCGGTTATAACATAAAATGAATCTTTGTTTTCTCCAACGATAAAAAGACCATTGCCAATCTGTTTTTCTTTTTCATCGTAATCATCTGAATGCTTAGTAATATTTTGCAAACATTCTATCATTACATGAAAAACTCTCTTGCGAGTGGGGGTGGAAATATTTTTTTCAGCGATTTTACGATTAGCCATAAAAGCAAACGAACGCATGATCTGGTGATTCATCTCCCCCTTGTAAATCAAGGGAAAACCACTAGATGCCATCTCGCTAGTCAGGGTCGATTTTATGAAGTAAATTACGTTATCCATCGAATGATGAAATTAAAAAAAAATCTAGATATAAACCAAACAAGTACCAAAATTTCTTAGTTTATTTTATAGAATGACATTAATTTGAATTGAATCACACTTTTTATTTAGCTAACGTTAATAAATCTATTTTAGAAAAACCTCCAATATTGTTGCTGATCTCAGCGGATTAAGAGATACTATTTTTAAATCCGCAGGTATTAAAACGGTTTCTCCTTTAACCAAATGCTCACCTGCTTCCTCTCCGTAAACTATGTCAAGTTCTCCGTCAAGGCATAAATATATAACAAATGAATCTAGTAAATGGTAATCTTTTTCAATAGGTTTGTTGAAAATAAGACGATTCACATCAAAAAAAACGGAGTTAATCAGTTCGGTTGACTCATTTTTTTCTAAGGGTTTTGTGAATTTATAGCTATCATATTTATTGAAATCAATAACATCTAGAGCTAAATCAGTGTGTAACTCCCTTGGTTTACCATTTTTATCGACTCTGTCCCAATCAAAAATACGGTAAGTAATATCAGAAGCCTGTTGGATTTCAGCCAGTAAAATGCCTTTGCCAATGGCATGGATTCTTCCAGATGGGAGGAAGAAAATATCGTCCTTGGATGCTTGTTCAACATTAAGTATATCTTTTAAAGTGTGGTTAATTAAATGCTCTTGATACTCTTTTTTTGTAACATTACGGTTAAAGCCAGTAATAATTTGCGAGTTCGGTTCGCTTTCTAGCACGTACCACATTTCGGTTTTACCAAAGGCATGATGCCTTCTCATTGCAACCTCATCATTGGGATGCACCTGAATTGAGAGGGTATCAGTTGCATCGATAAGTTTTATTAGGATTGGGAATTCGTTTCCAAATTTGTTGTAAACTTTATCCCCAACTATATCTCCCATATAAACCTCAATAACCTCTTGAAGGTTATTTCCCGCTAAAAAACCATTGGATACAACAGATAAGTTCTCTTGAATAGATGATATTTCCCAACTTTCAGCACAAAGAGATATACTAGATGGTATTTTCTTGTTTAGGTTGTTTTTTAATTTTGCCCCCCCCCAGATATACTCCTTATATATAGGCTCAAATTTTAAGGGATATAAATTACTCATTAGTTTTTTATTAAAAATGGTATAACAAATTAATTTCTTGCAAAATTAGTTAATGGATAAAATTAAAAAAGATTTGTAATTTAGCCATTCCTAAAATGGCTTACAAAGTTACAAAAATTAAAGATTTTTAAAAATGCTTGTAGTTGGTATTGCTGGTGGAACTGGATCTGGAAAAACAACCGTTGTAAATAGGATAGTTAACCTATTGCCTCCCGGAGAGGTAGTTGTTATCCCTCAGGATTCTTATTACTATGATAGTTCTCATTTACCCATTGAGGAAAGGCAGGAGATTAATTTTGATCACCCTTCATCAATTGAGTTTGAGTTGCTAAACGAACATGTTAAGCAATTGAAAAATGGTTATCCAATTGATCAACCTATTTATTCATACCTTACTTGTACTCGGGCCAAAGAAACTTTACCTATCATCCCTCGGCATGTAATTATTATTGAAGGAATTCTCGTCCTTACTAATCCGGATTTGCGAGATTTAATGGATGTAAAGGTATTTGTAGATGCTGATGCTGATGATAGGCTTTCTAGAGTTGTATGTCGTGATATTATAGAACGTGGTCGTTCTGTTAACAAGGTTCTTGAGCGGTATGAGAAAACTGTTAAACCAATGCACCTTCAGTTCATTGAACCAACTAAACGTTATGCTGATATTATAGTTCCTCAAGGAGGAAATAATTCGGTAGCCATAAACATTCTTGCATCTCTAATTGAAAAAACATTGCGAAGTCACGGTTTAACTTAAAATGTTATGCTGAAAGATATAAGACAGGAGGATGTGCTTTTTTTAGATATTGAAACAGTACCTCAATATGCTACTTACGATGAAATGCCAGAAAACCTCAAGCATTTTTGGAATAAAAAAGCCAATAATTTGGTGAAGGAAAATGAAACACCTGATAGTATATTTAGTAGATCTGGTATTTATGCAGAGTTTGGCAAAATAATCTGTATTTCTGCGGGTTTTATAGTACAACGTAATGGAACAAAATACTTTAGGGTTAAATCGTTTTATGGAGATAATGAAAAGGAGATTTTAAGCGGTTTTGCTATGATGTTAAGTAGATTTGGGGCTAAACCCAAATCCAATATATGCGCCCATAATGGTAAGGAGTTTGATTTTCCATACATCTCTCGTAGAATGCTATTAAATAAAGTTGAACTCCCGAATTTACTAGATGTTGCCGGGAAAAAACCCTGGGATGTTAAGTTCCTTGATACTATGGAACTATGGAAATTTGGTGATTATAAGAGTTATACATCTCTGGATCTTCTTGCGAATATCTTTGAAATACCATCACCTAAGGATGATATTGATGGCAGTCAGGTAGCTGAGGTGTTTTATGTACAAAAAGATATTGAAAGAATAGTAAAGTATTGCGAAAAGGATGCGTTAGCTGTTGCTCAGCTTTTCTTGCGTTACAAGAATGAACCAATCATAGATGCTGAGAGTATAGAAAGAGTTCTTGAATAGTATGATAATTTCTTAGTGGTCTAGGAAGTGATTAATCTCCATTAAAAACTCTGTTGGCTTTTCAGCATGAACCCAATGGCCTGCATTTTCTATTGTTACTAGTTTTGATTCCGGAAAAATTTTCTTGATTTCCTCCACTCTACTATAAGGTATATAGTTAGATTGCTCTCCTTTAATGAAGAGTGTTTTGATTTTGCTATGAATTTCCTTATTGGCTGGGTTTATTCCTTCCAATAGTGAATCAATACTTGAGGCAATAGCGGGAAGATTAAATCGCCAACTAAATGAGCCATTATCTTCTCTTTTTAAATTTTTCAGCAAAAATTGTCTTACTTTTTCTGATTTAACAAAGTATGAGAGTTTTTCATCAGCCTCTGCTCTTGTTGAGATTGTATTAATAGGTATAGACAATAATCCTTGTAATATTTGATGATGTTCAGTGTCAAGTTGCTTTAATGAGTTATTTTCATTGAGATAACTCCAAGGGGCAATATCTACAACTACTAATGAAGAAATTTTTTCAGGGTGATCAATTGTAAACCGCATTGCAACTTTTCCACCCATTGAATGTCCTATTAGGTTGGCTTTTTCTATTTGCAGATTGTCAAACAGTTCAAATAAATCATTTGATAGCGCTTTATAATTATGTTCATTGGAATGTGGACTTTGCCCGTGATTTCGTTGATCAACCAGAATAGCCCTAGAATGAGACCCTAATTCTTTGCCAATGGTAACCCAATTATCGGATGAGCCATATAATCCATGGAGTATGATTATTGGAAACCCTTGACCAAACTCTCTATAAAATAATTTCACCTATCGGATTTGTTTTAAATACATCTGGATGGTATTCTCAAGACCAAAGTACAAAGAATCAGCGATTAGGGCATGTCCAATAGATACCTCAAGTAGATTAGGTATGTTTTTAGCAAAGAAATTAAGATTTTCAAGATTTAAATCATGGCCTGCATTTAATCCTAAACCAACTTTTTTTGCTGCTTCGGCAGCAATGATAAAAGGTTCAATGGCTAATTGCTGGTTAGTGTTAAATGAAGATGCATAGGGCTCAGTGTAGAGTTCAACTCGCTCGGTGCCAGTATCTGCAGCATGTTTTACCATCTCGGGATCAGGATCAACGAAAATAGAGGTACGAATGCCATTTTTCTTAAAAGTTGAAACAACTTGTTTTAGGTAATCCTTATTTTTGATAGTATCCCAACCTGCACTGGAAGTCAGAGCATTGGGGGGGTCAGGAACAAGTGTTACCTGATGAGGATGTACGCTAAGTACAAGTTGGATGAATGAATCAGAAGGATAACCTTCTATGTTAAACTCAGTGGTTATTATGGGTTTAATATCATGAACATCCTGATAGCGAATATGACGTTCATCTGGACGGGGGTGAACAGTAATGCCTTCAGCGCCATAACTCTGACAATCCACAGCGATTTTAAAAACATTTGGTATATTGCCACCACGAGCATTTCTTAAGGTTGCAATTTTGTTAATATTAACACTTAACCGGATCATAATGCCAATTTTTCGAATTACATTTGTACAAATGTAGTTGTTTTTCCAAACGCTTTGAAGCTATGCTAGCAAAAGAAATGATATCAGAAATAATTCCAGCGCTAAAAACTTCGGATACAGGAATTACAGCCTTAAATTGGATGGATGTTTTCAAAGTTTCACACCTTCCAATTGTTAACGACAAGGAGTTTTTGGGTCTTATTTCCGAAATTGATATCTTCGATATGAATATGCCTGAAGAATCACTTGGAAATCATCAACTTTCTCTCTTAAGGCCTTATGTGATTGAAAATCAGCATATATTTGAAGTCATGGAAGTTGCATCAAAGCTCAAACTTTCAATTATTCCTGTGCTTGATGTGCAAAAAAACTATTTGGGAGTTATTACTATCATGGAGTTGTTGCAACATTTCACTGAATTCTC
This window of the Bacteroidales bacterium genome carries:
- a CDS encoding RNA-binding S4 domain-containing protein encodes the protein MEKESNNRIDKWLWSVRIFKTRSIASEYCKRGRVFVKDNPVKPSKELHLNDIVVVRKLPVTYSFCVKGIPKNRIGAKLVPEYVENITSKEELQKLDPNFMAFYGNRERGAGRPTKKERRSIDDALAPSFDDFDWDDDPND
- a CDS encoding 3'-5' exonuclease — encoded protein: MLKDIRQEDVLFLDIETVPQYATYDEMPENLKHFWNKKANNLVKENETPDSIFSRSGIYAEFGKIICISAGFIVQRNGTKYFRVKSFYGDNEKEILSGFAMMLSRFGAKPKSNICAHNGKEFDFPYISRRMLLNKVELPNLLDVAGKKPWDVKFLDTMELWKFGDYKSYTSLDLLANIFEIPSPKDDIDGSQVAEVFYVQKDIERIVKYCEKDALAVAQLFLRYKNEPIIDAESIERVLE
- a CDS encoding class I mannose-6-phosphate isomerase: MSNLYPLKFEPIYKEYIWGGAKLKNNLNKKIPSSISLCAESWEISSIQENLSVVSNGFLAGNNLQEVIEVYMGDIVGDKVYNKFGNEFPILIKLIDATDTLSIQVHPNDEVAMRRHHAFGKTEMWYVLESEPNSQIITGFNRNVTKKEYQEHLINHTLKDILNVEQASKDDIFFLPSGRIHAIGKGILLAEIQQASDITYRIFDWDRVDKNGKPRELHTDLALDVIDFNKYDSYKFTKPLEKNESTELINSVFFDVNRLIFNKPIEKDYHLLDSFVIYLCLDGELDIVYGEEAGEHLVKGETVLIPADLKIVSLNPLRSATILEVFLK
- a CDS encoding alpha/beta fold hydrolase, which produces MKLFYREFGQGFPIIILHGLYGSSDNWVTIGKELGSHSRAILVDQRNHGQSPHSNEHNYKALSNDLFELFDNLQIEKANLIGHSMGGKVAMRFTIDHPEKISSLVVVDIAPWSYLNENNSLKQLDTEHHQILQGLLSIPINTISTRAEADEKLSYFVKSEKVRQFLLKNLKREDNGSFSWRFNLPAIASSIDSLLEGINPANKEIHSKIKTLFIKGEQSNYIPYSRVEEIKKIFPESKLVTIENAGHWVHAEKPTEFLMEINHFLDH
- a CDS encoding CBS domain-containing protein, with the translated sequence MLAKEMISEIIPALKTSDTGITALNWMDVFKVSHLPIVNDKEFLGLISEIDIFDMNMPEESLGNHQLSLLRPYVIENQHIFEVMEVASKLKLSIIPVLDVQKNYLGVITIMELLQHFTEFSALRSPGGIIVIELNSNDFSMSQISQIVEGNDAKILSSYISSHPDSTKLELTLKLNVIDLTSIIQTFNRYNYTIRGSFMKYDDEEELLDERYDLLMRFLNT
- a CDS encoding pyridoxine 5'-phosphate synthase, which produces MIRLSVNINKIATLRNARGGNIPNVFKIAVDCQSYGAEGITVHPRPDERHIRYQDVHDIKPIITTEFNIEGYPSDSFIQLVLSVHPHQVTLVPDPPNALTSSAGWDTIKNKDYLKQVVSTFKKNGIRTSIFVDPDPEMVKHAADTGTERVELYTEPYASSFNTNQQLAIEPFIIAAEAAKKVGLGLNAGHDLNLENLNFFAKNIPNLLEVSIGHALIADSLYFGLENTIQMYLKQIR
- a CDS encoding flavin reductase family protein, with translation METLKDYTDLDPYKINENIFNLLDNKWMLITSGTKEHFNMMTASWGGMGVLWNKAVVTIFIRPQRYTYKFVEENSSFNVCFFNQEYKPALNFCGTKSGRDFDKVKEAGLNPVITPNNSITFKEAYLSIDCIKLYSDDLKSSNFIDKSLIDKIYPSKDFHRFYIGEIIGCYLL
- the udk gene encoding uridine kinase codes for the protein MLVVGIAGGTGSGKTTVVNRIVNLLPPGEVVVIPQDSYYYDSSHLPIEERQEINFDHPSSIEFELLNEHVKQLKNGYPIDQPIYSYLTCTRAKETLPIIPRHVIIIEGILVLTNPDLRDLMDVKVFVDADADDRLSRVVCRDIIERGRSVNKVLERYEKTVKPMHLQFIEPTKRYADIIVPQGGNNSVAINILASLIEKTLRSHGLT